The following are from one region of the Methanospirillum hungatei genome:
- a CDS encoding MBL fold metallo-hydrolase encodes MQITPSVDALYHSFRIPIAPGLFLDRFVYSFIIFGKNITLIDTGVAGCERQIFDTIQAHGRDPSEIALIILTHAHPDHIGAAMTIQKNTGCIIAAHRSEKPWIEDVELQNRERPVPGFSTLVSGPVRVDRELSDGDIIVLDERTDLTIQVLHTPGHSPGSVSLFMPGEGLLFSGDVIPVPGDLPVYDDALTSATSILKIRKHDGIRVLLSAWDEPRANEEAYLQIEKGLLYLQHIHDAVRACTDTESADLMDITRKTVEFLGLPPQAVNPLLARTFSANLRISEREKLIE; translated from the coding sequence ATGCAGATTACACCCTCTGTCGATGCATTATACCACTCGTTTAGAATTCCGATTGCACCCGGATTGTTCCTTGACCGGTTTGTGTACAGTTTCATCATCTTTGGGAAGAACATAACCCTCATTGATACCGGTGTAGCCGGATGCGAAAGACAGATCTTTGATACCATTCAGGCACATGGCCGTGATCCTTCGGAGATTGCTCTTATCATCCTGACCCATGCTCATCCGGATCATATCGGTGCAGCAATGACGATTCAAAAGAATACTGGGTGCATCATCGCTGCCCATCGCTCAGAAAAACCATGGATTGAAGATGTTGAGCTCCAAAACCGGGAACGGCCTGTCCCTGGATTCTCTACTCTGGTAAGCGGACCGGTCAGGGTAGATCGTGAACTCAGTGACGGGGACATCATTGTCCTTGATGAAAGAACGGATCTGACCATACAGGTACTGCATACTCCCGGACACTCACCTGGTTCAGTCTCACTATTCATGCCTGGTGAAGGGCTGCTCTTTTCCGGAGATGTGATACCGGTTCCAGGAGATCTCCCCGTGTATGATGATGCCCTGACATCCGCAACATCCATTCTTAAGATCAGAAAACATGACGGAATCAGGGTATTGCTTTCTGCCTGGGACGAACCCCGGGCGAATGAAGAGGCATATCTACAGATAGAAAAGGGACTTCTCTATCTCCAACACATCCATGACGCAGTGAGGGCTTGTACTGATACTGAATCTGCTGACCTCATGGATATTACCAGGAAAACAGTAGAATTTCTGGGGCTACCTCCTCAGGCGGTAAATCCCCTTCTTGCCAGAACATTCTCGGCAAATCTACGGATAAGTGAGAGAGAAAAACTGATTGAATAA